A stretch of the Sphingobacterium thalpophilum genome encodes the following:
- a CDS encoding HD domain-containing protein, translating to MNNIIERTVAFVQDRLKFAEAGHDWSHIQRVWNNTKLILEVEKADVMVCELAALLHDIADSKFHDGDETIGPRVAGEFLTSLEIAPEVVDHVKKIIFNMSFKASLGEVSFHSKEMEIVQDADRLDAIGAIGIARAFSFGGNKGREMYNPNIPVQEYKDKEAYKHSEAPTINHFYEKLLLLKDRMNTEAAKKIAEHRHQYMLGFLDEFMAEWNGKK from the coding sequence ATGAATAACATTATTGAACGCACAGTAGCATTTGTGCAAGATCGTTTGAAATTTGCAGAAGCAGGCCACGATTGGTCGCATATTCAACGCGTATGGAACAATACGAAGTTAATTTTAGAAGTAGAAAAAGCAGATGTCATGGTCTGCGAGCTGGCAGCACTCCTACATGATATCGCGGACAGTAAATTCCATGACGGCGACGAAACGATAGGCCCTCGCGTTGCCGGTGAATTTTTGACCAGTCTGGAAATTGCGCCCGAAGTGGTTGACCATGTTAAAAAGATTATCTTTAACATGTCTTTCAAAGCCAGCTTGGGTGAGGTCTCCTTTCATTCGAAAGAAATGGAAATTGTGCAGGATGCAGATCGTCTGGACGCCATAGGCGCCATCGGTATTGCCCGGGCATTTAGTTTTGGTGGCAACAAAGGCCGAGAGATGTACAATCCCAACATTCCGGTGCAGGAGTATAAAGATAAAGAGGCATACAAACATTCGGAAGCCCCCACAATCAATCACTTCTACGAAAAACTACTCCTGTTGAAAGACAGGATGAACACCGAAGCTGCCAAAAAAATTGCAGAACACCGGCATCAGTATATGCTCGGATTCCTGGATGAGTTCATGGCAGAATGGAATGGTAAAAAATAA
- a CDS encoding FAD-dependent oxidoreductase: MKWFKTFFSLLLISITGAVCGQGIVSYDVLIMGGGASGVSAALQAARLGSKVLVVEETDWLGGMLTSAGVSAIDGNHKLPSGIWGEFRQELYNYYGGAKAVETGWVSNTLFEPSVGNRLLKKMVASEKNITVWYKSSLIDLKKLPRGWTVTIGQAGKKRTVGADMLIDATELGDLLPLAGVAYRIGMDSRYDTKEAYAPETANSIIQDLTYVAILKDYGPHANVILKKPKGYNPKEFEHACDVADPASHNNTPIIDCGQMITYGKLPNQKYMINWPKDGNDIYLNIIEKSSKERAIELQKAKDHTLRFIYHLQTKLGFSHLGLADDEFNTADKLPYIPYHRESRRAKGLVQLTLPYVQAPYEQDLPLYRTGGIVGDYTIDHHHLKNPDAPKIDFVKIRVPSYNVPLGSLIPDTVDDFIVAEKSISVSNIVAGATRLQPVVLGVGQAAGALAALAVKEGCSPRNLSVRQIQQVLLDNGAYLMPFIDVEVRDKRFQAIQRIGATGILKGRGVPYKWANQTWFYPEHRISEVDLINGMSSYYPVVSKIAGSGADVTARFFADLLLSVDPTLNKETLWQTITKQDSELLTRAEIAVLLDHILKPFSREVDYSGRLIDQRN; the protein is encoded by the coding sequence ATGAAATGGTTTAAAACTTTTTTTTCTCTTCTGTTGATTTCAATAACGGGTGCTGTCTGCGGACAAGGGATTGTTTCTTATGATGTGTTGATTATGGGCGGGGGGGCGAGCGGTGTATCGGCAGCATTACAGGCCGCGCGACTGGGCAGCAAGGTGCTCGTTGTGGAGGAGACAGATTGGCTGGGAGGGATGTTGACGTCCGCAGGCGTATCGGCTATTGATGGCAACCATAAACTCCCGTCCGGTATCTGGGGCGAATTTAGGCAAGAGCTTTACAACTATTATGGGGGCGCTAAGGCTGTCGAAACGGGCTGGGTAAGCAATACCCTATTCGAACCTTCTGTTGGAAATCGTCTTTTAAAGAAAATGGTAGCCTCCGAAAAAAATATTACAGTGTGGTATAAAAGTTCATTGATAGATCTAAAAAAGTTACCTAGAGGATGGACTGTGACCATCGGTCAAGCTGGTAAGAAGCGAACAGTTGGAGCGGACATGTTAATTGATGCAACCGAACTGGGGGACCTGTTACCCCTCGCGGGCGTTGCTTATCGTATCGGCATGGACAGCCGTTATGATACCAAAGAAGCATACGCTCCCGAAACAGCAAATTCGATCATCCAAGACTTGACTTATGTGGCGATTCTAAAGGACTACGGACCTCATGCGAACGTGATACTGAAGAAACCTAAAGGATACAATCCGAAGGAATTTGAACATGCTTGCGATGTAGCGGATCCCGCGTCACATAACAATACTCCAATAATCGATTGTGGACAGATGATCACTTATGGAAAATTGCCCAATCAAAAATACATGATTAACTGGCCGAAAGACGGGAATGATATTTATCTAAACATCATCGAAAAATCGTCCAAGGAGCGTGCTATAGAATTACAAAAAGCAAAAGATCATACCTTACGTTTCATTTATCATCTTCAGACCAAATTGGGCTTTTCCCATCTAGGCCTTGCTGACGATGAGTTTAACACAGCAGATAAACTGCCATATATCCCCTATCATCGTGAATCTAGGAGGGCAAAGGGATTAGTGCAGTTGACACTGCCTTATGTGCAGGCCCCTTATGAACAGGATTTACCCTTGTATCGAACTGGAGGTATTGTGGGGGATTATACCATTGACCATCATCATCTTAAAAATCCTGATGCACCAAAAATTGATTTCGTCAAAATTCGGGTACCGTCTTACAACGTGCCTCTAGGAAGTCTGATCCCCGATACAGTAGACGACTTTATTGTGGCCGAAAAGAGTATAAGCGTCAGCAATATTGTCGCGGGAGCGACGCGCCTCCAACCCGTTGTACTGGGAGTGGGACAGGCAGCGGGAGCATTAGCTGCACTGGCCGTCAAAGAAGGGTGTAGTCCAAGAAACTTATCTGTAAGGCAGATCCAGCAGGTATTGCTAGACAACGGCGCATACTTAATGCCCTTTATTGATGTGGAAGTAAGAGACAAACGATTTCAGGCTATCCAGCGAATAGGTGCAACCGGTATATTAAAGGGAAGGGGCGTGCCTTACAAATGGGCAAACCAAACTTGGTTCTACCCCGAACATCGAATCAGTGAGGTGGACCTGATAAACGGAATGAGCAGTTATTATCCAGTTGTCAGCAAAATAGCCGGTTCTGGTGCTGATGTGACAGCCCGTTTTTTTGCAGACCTGTTGCTGTCGGTTGATCCCACCCTCAACAAGGAAACCCTCTGGCAGACTATTACAAAGCAGGATAGCGAACTGCTGACCCGCGCTGAAATCGCGGTCCTTTTGGATCATATCCTGAAGCCTTTCAGTCGCGAAGTGGATTACTCAGGACGTTTGATCGATCAAAGAAATTAA
- a CDS encoding THUMP domain-containing class I SAM-dependent RNA methyltransferase, translated as MEVFNTPNKVIITCNKRLSPYLQQEVKELGFDIVRAFSTGVELKASVNDTVKLNLNLRTASQILYSLQEFTATNPTELYDELSKIAWEELIQFDGYFSVTSNVDNETVSTPLFANVKVKDAIVDRIKAKKGMRPNSGPDNNKAVVHLYWKDDRAEIFLDTSGETLAKHGYRKIPGKAPMLEALAASTIMASKWDGVSPFINPMCGSGTLAIEAALIATNRKPGLLRMNYSFMHFIGYDETVFFQERRALKDQVNKKAAPQIIATDISEEAVNVSKMNARTAGVEQLISFLVCDFAETHVPKENGVILFNPEYGERLGTHTKLEITYKRMGDFMKQECKGYRGYIFTGNPDLAKKIGLRASRRIEFYNGKLDCRLLEYELYEGTREKTKVLYE; from the coding sequence ATGGAAGTTTTCAACACCCCCAATAAAGTTATTATAACGTGCAATAAACGCTTATCGCCTTATTTGCAACAGGAAGTTAAAGAGTTAGGTTTTGACATTGTCAGGGCGTTTTCGACTGGAGTCGAACTAAAGGCAAGCGTCAATGACACGGTCAAGCTCAACTTAAACTTGCGTACGGCATCGCAGATCCTGTATTCTTTGCAGGAGTTTACAGCCACTAACCCTACTGAGCTCTACGATGAACTGAGCAAGATTGCCTGGGAAGAACTCATACAGTTTGACGGTTATTTTTCAGTCACTTCAAACGTGGACAATGAAACGGTTAGCACTCCCCTGTTTGCGAATGTCAAGGTTAAAGATGCAATCGTAGACCGGATTAAAGCAAAAAAAGGGATGCGACCGAATTCAGGTCCTGATAACAATAAAGCGGTGGTGCATCTGTACTGGAAGGACGATCGCGCCGAAATTTTCCTGGATACTTCGGGCGAGACGCTTGCAAAACATGGTTATCGTAAGATTCCGGGCAAAGCACCAATGCTGGAGGCTCTGGCTGCTTCAACAATCATGGCTTCCAAATGGGATGGCGTTTCACCATTCATCAATCCGATGTGTGGCTCCGGCACGCTCGCCATTGAAGCGGCATTGATTGCAACCAATAGAAAGCCCGGCTTGTTGCGCATGAATTATTCTTTTATGCATTTCATCGGTTATGATGAAACCGTATTCTTCCAGGAACGCCGTGCATTAAAAGATCAGGTCAATAAAAAAGCTGCCCCCCAGATTATCGCCACCGATATTTCCGAAGAAGCGGTCAACGTTTCTAAAATGAATGCCCGCACAGCAGGCGTAGAGCAATTAATTTCGTTTCTGGTATGCGATTTTGCCGAAACACACGTTCCTAAAGAAAACGGCGTCATCTTATTCAACCCTGAATATGGCGAGCGGCTCGGAACGCATACCAAACTAGAAATTACCTATAAACGGATGGGTGATTTTATGAAACAGGAATGTAAGGGCTACAGGGGCTATATATTTACTGGAAATCCGGATCTGGCCAAAAAGATTGGTCTCCGTGCGTCCAGACGTATAGAGTTTTATAATGGTAAATTAGATTGTAGATTATTAGAATACGAATTATACGAGGGTACTCGCGAAAAAACAAAAGTATTGTATGAATAA
- a CDS encoding DUF3127 domain-containing protein, with protein sequence MEIRGKVHEIGATQQVTESFKKRDMIVAYAENPQFVEYIRFEATQDRTSIFDNLAIGEEVEVSFNLRGRPWTNKDGVTTYFNSLVAWRVTKLGNAAPAPSSPGYADMPAPVDLSGSSDDDDLPF encoded by the coding sequence ATGGAAATTAGAGGAAAAGTACACGAGATAGGAGCGACACAACAAGTGACAGAATCATTCAAAAAACGCGATATGATTGTTGCTTATGCCGAAAATCCACAGTTTGTTGAATATATCCGTTTTGAAGCCACACAGGATAGAACATCCATTTTTGATAACCTGGCTATTGGCGAGGAAGTAGAGGTATCTTTTAATCTTCGTGGTCGCCCTTGGACAAATAAAGATGGTGTAACAACCTATTTCAACTCCTTGGTGGCATGGCGGGTGACGAAACTCGGAAATGCAGCTCCGGCACCTTCTTCTCCCGGTTATGCAGATATGCCGGCTCCTGTAGATTTGTCCGGTTCATCAGATGATGATGATTTACCGTTCTAA
- a CDS encoding glycerophosphodiester phosphodiesterase — protein MKKHIFTCLTLAMVISSTALFAQTKAIAHRGVWKNSHLPQNSIASLKAAHQLKLFGSEFDVHLTKDNILVVNHDNDFYGIDIATATYQELLAKKHPNGESIPTLEEYITAGKKLKGLRLILELKTNKLGVERTLEAATKAVEMVKALKAEKITDYIAFSFEACQKIHELAPKANIQYLNGDKSPADVHAAGINGLDYHYSVFKKNASWLQDAHKLGMKVNAWTVNTAEEMHNLIGQKIDFITTDEPELLLQELKK, from the coding sequence ATGAAAAAACACATTTTTACCTGCCTGACGCTGGCTATGGTCATTTCTTCTACCGCACTTTTCGCTCAGACAAAGGCGATAGCTCACCGCGGAGTGTGGAAAAATAGCCATCTTCCGCAAAATTCAATTGCTTCCCTAAAAGCGGCACACCAACTGAAACTGTTCGGTTCGGAATTTGATGTGCACCTGACCAAAGACAACATCCTTGTGGTCAACCATGACAATGACTTCTACGGGATCGATATTGCGACAGCAACCTACCAAGAACTTTTGGCCAAGAAACATCCCAATGGAGAGTCTATCCCTACTTTAGAAGAATATATCACAGCAGGCAAAAAACTCAAAGGATTACGCCTCATCCTCGAGCTCAAAACCAACAAACTGGGTGTAGAACGTACCCTAGAAGCGGCAACTAAAGCTGTCGAGATGGTGAAGGCATTGAAAGCAGAAAAAATAACGGATTATATCGCATTCAGCTTTGAAGCCTGCCAGAAGATTCATGAACTCGCTCCAAAAGCCAATATCCAATATCTGAATGGAGACAAATCGCCTGCTGATGTACATGCCGCAGGGATCAATGGACTGGACTACCATTATTCCGTGTTCAAAAAGAATGCGAGCTGGCTACAGGATGCCCATAAATTAGGCATGAAAGTAAATGCATGGACGGTCAACACCGCAGAAGAAATGCATAATCTGATCGGCCAAAAAATTGATTTCATTACCACAGACGAACCTGAATTGCTGCTTCAGGAGTTAAAAAAGTAA
- a CDS encoding alpha/beta hydrolase → MRFIVGFLCIINVMFVEGQELFTLHSSYLSAVDSGYVYVPKGRNTDRQLPVVYVLHSHGANYKSLSNFVDFQELSNRYGFVVVCPDGLRNSWFFDSPHAGGPQFGKFLTEELMPFIQMKYHTNAHQSFITGVSMGGHGALWLFFNYATFFRSAGSSSGVVNLRHSAFKKTTLAEHLGEYSPENILFDSFSITNNVHKIRGTGKSFIFDCGTEDYLYGANKSLRDSCDHLKVQATYIAQPGAHTSGYWARTIPAHFAYFYNLIR, encoded by the coding sequence ATGCGTTTCATAGTAGGCTTTTTATGTATAATCAACGTGATGTTTGTCGAAGGACAAGAGCTATTCACGTTGCACTCTTCCTACCTGTCGGCAGTGGATTCCGGTTATGTGTATGTACCAAAGGGAAGAAATACAGACAGGCAATTACCGGTTGTATACGTGCTGCATAGCCATGGTGCAAATTATAAAAGTTTATCCAATTTTGTTGATTTCCAAGAACTAAGCAATCGGTATGGCTTTGTCGTTGTCTGTCCGGATGGGCTTCGAAACAGTTGGTTTTTCGATAGTCCTCATGCGGGAGGGCCTCAATTTGGCAAATTCCTTACTGAGGAACTTATGCCTTTTATCCAGATGAAGTATCATACTAATGCCCATCAATCATTCATTACTGGCGTTAGCATGGGTGGGCATGGTGCGCTGTGGCTCTTTTTTAATTATGCAACTTTTTTTAGAAGTGCGGGAAGTAGTTCAGGTGTAGTGAACCTAAGGCATTCGGCCTTTAAGAAAACTACTTTGGCCGAACATTTAGGGGAATATAGTCCGGAGAATATATTGTTCGATTCGTTTAGCATAACCAATAACGTCCATAAAATTAGAGGCACTGGAAAGAGTTTTATTTTTGACTGTGGCACCGAAGATTATCTATATGGGGCTAATAAGTCGCTTCGAGATAGTTGTGATCATCTTAAGGTCCAGGCGACGTACATAGCACAACCTGGGGCTCATACTTCCGGTTACTGGGCACGGACAATTCCGGCACACTTTGCTTATTTCTATAATCTGATTCGATAA